From a region of the Spelaeicoccus albus genome:
- a CDS encoding aldehyde dehydrogenase family protein: MEYPAARIARNDVRPGNEHAVLNPADEHELARTAWATPGDVDAAVRVATGALKEWSGTPARQRAGALRKIAAELRADSQPLGSMIAGESGKRLAEGVGEVEFSARYFDWFAEAAIAMADGEQRVTSERRFLVNRRPVGVTAALSTWNFPLSIPARKVAAALAAGCPVVLKTSEVTPLTSYEFIKLIDGILPAGVVGYVVGDSKELSNALIDNPDVAAVSFTGSTTVGRQVGMRAAQSFTRATLELGGRAPFIVRADADVDAAVSTLMIAKFRNNGESCIAANNVFVHEAKYRQVVDEFVRRVQSMKTGDQFDEGSDLGPMISAEATTRLRRLVSAAEQEGEKVWRGADGPNQTTFLEPTVVEVRSDNEAWHQEIFGPVCAIQPYSDEASLIDDINSWGVGLAGYVCGSDTTGAAKLAENLNIGIVGINNGAPNTPEVPFGGFGDSGVGREGGLTGMFEFTEEQTVSVAH, encoded by the coding sequence ATGGAATACCCTGCCGCCCGCATCGCTCGCAACGACGTACGTCCCGGCAACGAGCACGCCGTCCTCAACCCCGCAGATGAACACGAACTCGCGCGGACGGCCTGGGCAACGCCGGGCGACGTGGACGCCGCAGTTCGTGTCGCAACCGGAGCGCTCAAAGAATGGTCGGGCACACCCGCTCGCCAACGAGCGGGCGCGTTGCGGAAGATAGCCGCTGAGCTTCGCGCCGACAGTCAACCACTCGGCTCGATGATCGCCGGTGAAAGCGGCAAGAGACTCGCCGAAGGTGTCGGCGAGGTTGAGTTCTCCGCGAGATACTTTGATTGGTTCGCCGAAGCTGCAATCGCGATGGCGGACGGCGAGCAGCGCGTAACTTCGGAACGACGGTTCTTGGTCAATCGTCGTCCGGTGGGCGTAACCGCTGCCCTCTCCACATGGAACTTTCCGCTCTCGATTCCTGCTCGGAAGGTTGCTGCAGCACTTGCGGCCGGCTGCCCGGTAGTCCTGAAAACGTCCGAGGTGACACCGCTTACGAGCTACGAGTTCATCAAGCTGATCGATGGCATACTCCCGGCAGGGGTAGTTGGGTATGTCGTCGGTGACAGCAAGGAACTGAGCAATGCGCTCATCGACAATCCGGACGTGGCGGCGGTGTCTTTCACAGGATCGACAACTGTCGGCAGGCAAGTAGGCATGCGTGCAGCGCAAAGCTTCACCCGAGCCACGCTCGAACTTGGCGGGCGTGCACCGTTCATCGTTCGCGCGGATGCCGACGTCGATGCCGCGGTGTCGACGCTCATGATCGCTAAATTCCGCAACAATGGTGAATCGTGCATCGCTGCCAACAACGTGTTTGTGCATGAAGCGAAGTACCGGCAGGTTGTGGATGAATTCGTTCGACGTGTTCAGTCCATGAAGACCGGTGACCAGTTCGACGAAGGCAGCGACCTTGGGCCAATGATCTCGGCGGAAGCGACAACGCGTCTGCGTAGACTCGTCTCCGCGGCGGAGCAGGAGGGCGAGAAAGTCTGGCGTGGAGCCGACGGCCCGAACCAGACCACCTTCCTGGAGCCGACAGTGGTGGAGGTTCGCTCGGACAACGAGGCGTGGCACCAAGAGATTTTTGGGCCGGTTTGCGCAATCCAACCATACTCCGACGAAGCTTCCCTGATCGACGACATCAACTCGTGGGGCGTCGGTCTTGCCGGATACGTGTGCGGCTCGGATACAACGGGCGCAGCCAAATTGGCGGAGAACCTCAACATCGGAATCGTCGGCATCAACAATGGTGCGCCGAACACTCCCGAAGTGCCGTTCGGCGGCTTCGGGGACAGTGGCGTAGGCCGGGAAGGCGGACTGACCGGCATGTTCGAGTTCACTGAAGAACAGACAGTTTCAGTGGCTCATTAA
- a CDS encoding mandelate racemase/muconate lactonizing enzyme family protein produces MSFSALTARRVCVVEVEADGLTGIGESWINYPNWAAEERVATVLQGAAPIVLGSDVSDPSVVQERLIAQLRGLGRQWGAPGPIWQAISGIDLALWDLAAKRAGLPAHELLDGDTNRTSLPAYASGVGPTDVQALCELAMERGLRAVKAKVGFGRDADENTLKTIRSVCGMTTRIFADANQAWTLDEAIELTRLMSDYGVEWLEEPIDGNRLNELEALYAATGMPLAAGENNYGEDQFVGLVKSPAIHHIQPDPAKSGGLTMAQTAATAARNSTNVSPHWYGAAIGLAAAVHLGAANTSVDWIELDVRNNPLRSDLPAHGWVLNDGAITVPQTPGLLGELNADVVAQYQTKEVERRKNAE; encoded by the coding sequence ATGTCATTTTCCGCGCTGACGGCACGGCGTGTGTGCGTCGTTGAGGTTGAAGCCGACGGACTAACGGGGATCGGCGAAAGCTGGATCAATTACCCCAATTGGGCTGCCGAAGAACGCGTCGCAACAGTGTTGCAGGGGGCAGCGCCCATCGTCCTAGGGTCGGATGTCAGCGATCCGTCGGTTGTGCAAGAACGGCTCATCGCACAGTTACGAGGACTCGGCCGACAGTGGGGAGCTCCCGGACCGATCTGGCAAGCAATCAGCGGTATCGATCTTGCGTTGTGGGACTTGGCTGCCAAGCGAGCCGGGCTACCTGCCCACGAGCTGCTCGATGGCGATACCAATCGCACGTCTCTCCCGGCCTACGCGTCGGGCGTCGGACCAACCGACGTTCAAGCCCTCTGTGAGCTCGCGATGGAACGAGGGTTGCGTGCGGTAAAAGCCAAGGTCGGCTTCGGCCGTGACGCCGACGAGAACACACTCAAAACCATTCGTAGCGTTTGTGGAATGACAACGCGCATATTCGCCGATGCCAACCAGGCGTGGACCCTTGACGAAGCCATTGAGCTGACACGGTTGATGAGCGACTACGGTGTCGAATGGCTTGAGGAGCCGATCGACGGCAACCGGCTTAACGAGTTGGAAGCCCTGTACGCCGCAACGGGCATGCCTCTCGCCGCGGGAGAGAACAACTACGGCGAGGATCAGTTTGTCGGCCTCGTCAAGTCGCCAGCGATCCACCACATCCAGCCCGACCCGGCGAAAAGCGGCGGACTGACAATGGCGCAAACCGCGGCAACTGCCGCGAGGAATTCAACAAACGTCAGCCCGCATTGGTACGGCGCCGCTATTGGACTTGCAGCAGCGGTGCACCTGGGCGCAGCGAATACCTCGGTCGACTGGATCGAACTCGACGTCAGGAACAACCCGCTGCGGAGTGACCTGCCTGCCCACGGATGGGTGCTGAACGACGGCGCCATCACCGTCCCACAAACTCCCGGCCTCCTCGGAGAACTCAATGCCGACGTGGTCGCGCAATATCAGACGAAAGAAGTAGAGCGGAGAAAAAATGCCGAATAA
- a CDS encoding GntR family transcriptional regulator, which translates to MTESFTPGAGPTRGDALVDQAFRILRDEILRHELLPGSRLSVPEVARRLNISRSPAREAITRIAFDGLADFVPHKGAIVASIGAEDLVHIYQLREVLEGLAGRIAAEQIDDAGLSELENILEAHTVAVRTGDVETHMELDARFHRVIRESSDNSRLIESLNRLQGQVRLAMATTHLLGGGMEKALSEHRTIIDSLKSGDPGEAEKVSRNHIERLRHNLETAARSETKETEKMNE; encoded by the coding sequence ATGACAGAGTCGTTTACACCGGGAGCCGGACCTACCCGTGGAGATGCGCTGGTAGATCAGGCGTTTCGCATTCTGCGCGACGAGATCCTGAGGCATGAGTTACTGCCGGGATCGAGGCTGTCGGTTCCTGAGGTCGCACGTCGGCTCAACATCAGTAGGAGTCCGGCACGTGAGGCGATTACGCGGATCGCGTTTGATGGACTCGCCGACTTTGTCCCGCACAAGGGGGCCATTGTCGCGTCGATCGGGGCCGAAGATCTCGTTCATATTTACCAACTTCGTGAGGTCCTCGAGGGGCTGGCCGGCCGGATCGCGGCCGAGCAAATCGATGACGCCGGGCTGTCGGAACTCGAAAACATCCTCGAAGCCCACACCGTCGCAGTACGGACCGGCGACGTGGAAACGCATATGGAACTCGATGCGCGATTTCACCGAGTCATTCGTGAATCCTCCGATAATTCACGCCTGATCGAATCTTTGAATCGACTCCAGGGGCAAGTCCGTCTGGCCATGGCGACCACTCATCTTCTCGGGGGTGGCATGGAAAAGGCTCTATCGGAACATCGCACCATCATCGATTCGCTGAAGTCGGGTGATCCCGGCGAAGCCGAGAAGGTGTCCAGAAACCATATTGAACGCTTGCGGCACAATCTTGAGACCGCAGCGAGAAGTGAGACGAAAGAAACGGAGAAAATGAATGAGTAA
- a CDS encoding MFS transporter codes for MSQVVIRSKNDVVNFINNHPQGSGRGKIIAWIALGSIFIDAYDFTSLSIGLGSLKAEFNPSSFQLGALTASIAVGALVGALVGGRLVDRLGRYKLLILDLILFVAAAVAAGLAPNIELLLVFRFLLGIGVGIDMPAALSLISEFSRTRDKGKYVNFWQLIWYCATVISALLTLPIISLAGEEHLWRWAVGFGAVPAAVILVLRLIYADESPTWAAASLSLRKSVDILRKNYDDEFVVEDAHSDGPTKQVKVTAIFSKTYRLRTLVASVVSGFQAVQYFAVGFYLPVIIGMILGQHIVQIVIGTAIINVFGLLGGGIQPFVTWRLGLRRLAIIGCAICIAVLLAIGLLPRDASPYFIGLLLGIFIFAHSFGPGAQGKSIAALSYPTELRGLGTGFAEAMSRVGSIIGFFVFPLVLAAAGVSGTMLWFCLVPLIMLVTLLFVRWEPSGKNVEDYEDTAVRSNA; via the coding sequence ATGAGCCAAGTGGTAATTCGTTCGAAGAACGACGTAGTCAATTTCATCAACAATCACCCGCAAGGCAGTGGCCGCGGCAAAATAATCGCCTGGATCGCTCTGGGATCTATATTTATCGACGCTTACGATTTCACAAGTCTGTCAATTGGTCTGGGCTCACTGAAAGCAGAATTCAATCCGAGCTCATTTCAGCTCGGGGCGCTGACCGCATCAATAGCCGTCGGCGCATTAGTTGGAGCGTTGGTGGGCGGTCGGCTCGTCGACCGCCTTGGGCGGTATAAGCTCTTGATCCTTGACCTCATCTTGTTCGTTGCGGCGGCAGTCGCAGCGGGGCTCGCGCCAAATATCGAGCTCTTGCTCGTGTTCCGGTTCCTGTTGGGAATTGGCGTCGGCATCGATATGCCGGCGGCCCTGAGTCTCATCAGCGAATTCAGCCGGACGCGAGATAAAGGAAAATACGTCAATTTTTGGCAACTCATTTGGTACTGTGCGACAGTCATCAGCGCGCTGTTGACATTGCCGATTATTTCCTTGGCCGGTGAAGAACACTTGTGGCGCTGGGCAGTTGGTTTCGGGGCAGTGCCCGCCGCGGTGATTCTCGTTCTCAGGCTGATATACGCGGACGAAAGCCCGACGTGGGCAGCTGCGAGTTTGAGTTTACGAAAATCCGTCGACATTCTTCGCAAGAACTACGACGACGAATTTGTGGTCGAAGATGCGCACTCGGATGGACCGACAAAGCAGGTAAAGGTCACAGCGATCTTCTCCAAGACGTATCGATTGCGAACTCTTGTAGCATCCGTGGTTTCGGGGTTCCAGGCTGTTCAGTATTTCGCGGTCGGATTCTATCTTCCGGTTATTATCGGCATGATTCTCGGGCAGCATATTGTGCAAATCGTGATTGGCACTGCGATCATCAACGTTTTCGGGCTCCTGGGCGGCGGTATCCAGCCCTTCGTCACGTGGCGGTTGGGCCTACGCCGATTGGCGATCATTGGCTGTGCGATCTGTATAGCAGTGCTACTCGCCATCGGTCTTTTGCCGCGCGACGCGTCGCCTTACTTCATCGGTCTTCTACTCGGAATCTTCATCTTTGCGCACTCGTTTGGCCCCGGCGCTCAGGGAAAGTCGATCGCCGCCCTTTCATACCCAACGGAACTGCGCGGGCTCGGCACCGGCTTTGCCGAGGCCATGTCGCGCGTGGGATCGATCATCGGCTTCTTCGTTTTTCCGCTCGTACTGGCTGCGGCAGGCGTGTCCGGCACCATGCTGTGGTTCTGCCTAGTCCCGCTGATCATGCTCGTGACGCTCCTGTTCGTACGGTGGGAGCCCTCGGGTAAGAACGTGGAAGATTATGAGGATACGGCCGTGCGTTCGAACGCTTGA
- a CDS encoding CocE/NonD family hydrolase, producing MQIVDEFPHDIIEEEHIWITVSDGTRLAGHIWRPSASDSDPVPGILEFLPYRQRDLTSERDSVNHPYLAGHGYACVRVDLRGAGNSEGCLIDEYLEQEQQDAEDVLAWIASQRWCSGRTGMMGISWGGFNALQVAARRPASLGAIAISSFTVDRFGDDMHYMGGCLLSDNFAEASTMFGAAGLPPDPAIVGENWRDMWFDRLEAISPWIDTWLSHQQRDDYWKHASVNEDYSAVHCPVIASSGWADGYSNSVFRVMENLDVPKKGIIGPWAHKYPHMGVPGPAIGYLQILVDWWDRWLKGVENSVMDGPTLRVWMQDSAPPSSSYEERQGRWVGLDEWPSRQTTFTDAALADHAIDLAPTGIVGAEPGELTIKSPLTVGQFAGKWASYGTPPDLPSDQREEDAGSLIFDTPELAETCEILGAPVVSLELSADEPVAMIAVRLLDVAPDGSSTRVTYGLLNLTHRDSDEDPEPLEPGEHYRVRIPLNGVAQSFPAGHRIRMAVSTSYWPLAWPAPAGATVTVYPPNCVLSLPLWDARATDSRPSPYLPSEGARRLATARIVEPDAGWVVCRDLATGNSTVEIVKDSGTVAFEKIGLEFSRRVEERYGRHGDEPTSVYGETLWNTEFRRGGWRVGVESAARLTCTATDFVLEARIDGFEGRETVYSRDWQKTIPRRLV from the coding sequence ATGCAAATTGTGGACGAATTTCCACACGACATCATTGAAGAAGAACACATCTGGATCACGGTCTCCGACGGGACCCGGCTTGCGGGCCACATCTGGCGGCCGAGCGCATCCGATTCGGATCCTGTCCCCGGAATACTTGAATTTCTTCCGTATCGTCAGCGCGATCTCACGTCCGAACGCGACTCCGTCAACCATCCGTATTTGGCAGGTCACGGCTATGCGTGCGTTCGGGTGGATTTGCGAGGGGCCGGCAATTCCGAAGGTTGCCTCATTGACGAATACCTCGAGCAAGAGCAGCAGGATGCGGAAGACGTCCTTGCGTGGATCGCCTCGCAACGATGGTGTTCAGGACGCACTGGAATGATGGGGATCTCGTGGGGCGGGTTCAACGCGCTCCAGGTGGCCGCCCGCCGTCCGGCCAGCCTCGGAGCGATCGCGATTTCATCATTCACGGTGGATCGATTTGGCGACGATATGCACTATATGGGCGGATGCCTGTTATCGGACAATTTCGCCGAGGCCTCCACGATGTTTGGCGCGGCGGGGTTGCCGCCCGACCCTGCAATAGTCGGGGAGAATTGGCGAGACATGTGGTTCGATCGGCTCGAAGCAATTTCGCCGTGGATCGACACGTGGCTTTCACACCAGCAGCGCGATGATTATTGGAAACACGCGTCCGTCAACGAGGACTACTCGGCGGTCCACTGCCCGGTGATTGCCTCGAGCGGCTGGGCCGACGGATATTCGAATTCGGTATTTCGAGTTATGGAAAACCTCGACGTTCCGAAAAAGGGGATCATCGGCCCGTGGGCCCACAAATATCCACATATGGGAGTGCCGGGGCCCGCCATCGGATATTTGCAGATACTGGTGGATTGGTGGGACCGATGGCTCAAGGGCGTCGAAAATTCGGTAATGGACGGACCGACGTTGCGGGTGTGGATGCAAGACAGCGCGCCGCCGTCCAGCAGCTACGAAGAGCGCCAGGGACGCTGGGTGGGGTTGGATGAGTGGCCCTCGCGGCAGACGACGTTCACGGACGCAGCACTAGCCGACCATGCCATCGACCTGGCACCGACGGGGATCGTCGGGGCGGAACCGGGCGAGCTTACGATTAAATCACCGCTGACGGTCGGGCAATTCGCCGGCAAATGGGCATCCTACGGGACGCCGCCCGATTTGCCCTCGGATCAGCGAGAAGAAGACGCCGGGTCGCTCATTTTCGATACGCCCGAGCTGGCAGAAACTTGTGAGATCCTCGGCGCGCCCGTGGTAAGTCTCGAACTATCGGCGGACGAACCGGTGGCGATGATCGCCGTACGCCTGTTGGACGTCGCTCCCGACGGCAGCAGCACGAGAGTGACCTATGGGTTATTGAACCTGACCCATAGAGACAGCGACGAAGATCCCGAACCGCTCGAACCCGGTGAGCATTACCGAGTGAGAATACCGTTGAATGGCGTAGCGCAATCGTTTCCCGCCGGGCACCGTATCCGAATGGCCGTGTCAACCTCCTACTGGCCACTCGCCTGGCCGGCACCTGCGGGAGCCACCGTGACTGTGTACCCGCCGAACTGTGTGCTGTCGTTGCCCTTGTGGGACGCGCGCGCGACGGATAGCCGCCCGTCGCCGTATTTGCCGTCCGAAGGCGCCAGGCGGCTCGCGACTGCCAGAATCGTCGAGCCGGACGCCGGATGGGTCGTCTGCAGAGATTTGGCGACCGGCAATTCGACTGTGGAAATAGTCAAAGACTCGGGCACTGTGGCCTTTGAGAAGATTGGGCTTGAGTTCTCACGGCGCGTCGAAGAACGATATGGCCGTCATGGTGACGAGCCGACATCGGTCTACGGTGAGACTTTATGGAACACCGAATTCCGGCGAGGAGGTTGGCGGGTAGGGGTCGAGTCGGCCGCCCGGTTGACCTGCACGGCGACGGATTTCGTCCTGGAAGCGCGCATTGACGGATTCGAGGGCCGTGAGACCGTCTACTCTCGTGACTGGCAGAAAACTATTCCTCGACGATTGGTGTGA
- a CDS encoding SDR family oxidoreductase yields the protein MSIGLSADLEGQYAVVTGATRGIGQAITEVLIDNGAHVLGLQRSAADSTDNFTAIQVDMGDKAAVERTATKLAEQYEVEILVNNAGTTLRYGFEEFPLDEFDQVMQVNLSSVAVMMQVLGRPMLERGHGKIINIASMLSFFGGFNASAYAASKGAVAQLTKSVANEWAERGVNVNAIAPGFIATELNTSLREDEVRSRQIVERIPAGRWGRPDDIASTALFLASRAAHYLSGAIIPVDGGYLGRS from the coding sequence ATGTCGATAGGTCTTAGCGCTGATCTCGAAGGACAGTACGCCGTCGTGACGGGGGCAACGCGCGGCATCGGTCAGGCGATCACCGAAGTGTTGATCGACAACGGAGCGCATGTGTTGGGGCTTCAGCGCTCGGCGGCCGACTCGACGGACAACTTCACCGCTATTCAGGTCGATATGGGCGACAAAGCGGCAGTCGAACGGACAGCCACGAAGCTCGCCGAGCAATACGAAGTGGAAATCCTCGTCAACAATGCCGGCACCACCCTCCGGTATGGCTTTGAGGAGTTCCCGCTCGACGAATTCGACCAGGTCATGCAGGTCAACTTGTCCAGTGTCGCCGTAATGATGCAAGTACTCGGTCGGCCGATGCTCGAACGCGGACATGGCAAAATCATCAATATTGCCTCAATGCTGTCGTTCTTCGGCGGGTTCAATGCATCCGCATACGCTGCTTCTAAAGGTGCCGTCGCACAGTTGACCAAATCGGTGGCGAACGAATGGGCGGAGCGCGGCGTCAACGTCAACGCGATTGCACCGGGATTCATCGCTACCGAATTGAACACGTCGCTGCGCGAGGACGAGGTTCGCAGCCGACAAATCGTTGAACGCATACCGGCCGGACGGTGGGGACGCCCCGACGACATCGCTTCGACTGCGCTTTTCTTGGCGTCGCGGGCCGCACACTATCTTTCCGGCGCCATTATTCCGGTGGACGGCGGCTATCTCGGCCGGTCGTAG
- the hutG gene encoding formimidoylglutamase codes for MTFSKGALVRDFEWTGRIDGPAAEHKRWHAAVQPGTARTADIQLLGFCSDEGVKRNGGRPGAEAGPSAIRTALASLALHHDVTVADRGDVTVDGSDLEAAQERLGVEVGDILTTGSLPLVMGGGHETAFGDYLGLTSRPRRHDRRLGILNLDAHFDLREQAVASSGTPFRQIADAEHQAGRIFRYAVVGISRPNNTSALFSTADSLGVPHLVDEDCQLGDLPAVLRFVDEFLDSVDDLYLTIDLDVLPSYAAPGVSAPATLGVPLPVVQAICTHVARSPKLALADVVELNPRFDVDARTARTAARLLYQIGTTATRRIEEPS; via the coding sequence ATGACGTTTTCAAAAGGAGCCCTCGTCCGTGATTTCGAGTGGACCGGTCGCATTGACGGCCCCGCGGCCGAGCACAAACGTTGGCACGCCGCTGTCCAGCCTGGGACGGCTCGAACAGCAGATATCCAGCTTCTCGGCTTTTGCAGCGATGAGGGTGTCAAACGCAATGGCGGCCGCCCGGGAGCCGAAGCTGGCCCGTCCGCGATACGCACGGCCCTGGCCTCATTGGCGTTGCACCACGACGTCACCGTGGCCGACCGCGGCGATGTCACAGTCGACGGCAGTGATTTGGAAGCGGCGCAAGAGCGACTTGGCGTCGAGGTCGGCGACATCCTCACGACCGGTTCGCTCCCCCTCGTCATGGGCGGTGGGCATGAGACTGCATTCGGCGACTATCTCGGCCTGACGTCCAGGCCCCGACGCCACGACCGCCGGCTCGGCATCCTGAATTTGGATGCCCACTTCGATCTTCGCGAGCAAGCAGTCGCGTCATCAGGGACGCCATTTCGCCAAATCGCGGACGCCGAACATCAGGCCGGGCGCATATTCCGCTACGCAGTTGTGGGCATAAGTCGGCCCAACAACACGTCGGCATTGTTTTCCACAGCAGACTCGCTTGGCGTACCCCATCTCGTCGACGAAGACTGTCAATTGGGCGACCTGCCGGCCGTCCTCCGTTTTGTCGATGAATTCCTCGACTCGGTCGACGACCTCTACCTGACTATCGACCTAGATGTCTTGCCGTCCTATGCAGCTCCGGGAGTCAGCGCACCGGCGACTCTCGGCGTACCTCTGCCCGTGGTGCAGGCTATCTGCACACACGTTGCCCGGTCGCCCAAACTTGCTCTGGCCGACGTCGTCGAGCTTAATCCACGCTTTGACGTCGACGCTCGCACAGCGCGAACCGCTGCGCGACTGCTCTACCAAATCGGCACCACCGCCACGCGACGCATTGAGGAGCCATCGTGA
- a CDS encoding NAD(P)-dependent oxidoreductase: MSKTAIIGLGTMGGRVAAKLAAAGRDVAGFDLSEEAMTAAAEAGVKTSADRDSIVADAELIVLSLPRPAHVVQAAESGLTTAKPGSLVVDLSTIDPGSAKKAAELLANQSVKYVDAPVLGRPEGCGNWTLAAGGTTTSVDIAAKELEGVVARKMARVGDVGAGSVVKILNNLMFGAINAVTAEALNTCRLAGVDPETFTNTVAESGAATVSNLFRELGPKLNNDDYEPAFSLALLAKDNKLAVDLEREVGAASFVAACVDQVNALTIDQGHASRDTGVVQELYRHVSRAATA, translated from the coding sequence ATGAGTAAAACCGCAATCATCGGCCTCGGGACGATGGGCGGCCGTGTCGCTGCCAAACTTGCCGCCGCCGGACGCGACGTCGCGGGCTTCGACCTCTCTGAGGAGGCGATGACCGCAGCCGCCGAAGCTGGCGTTAAAACATCAGCGGACAGGGACAGCATCGTGGCCGACGCCGAGTTGATCGTCTTGTCGTTGCCGCGGCCGGCCCACGTCGTTCAGGCAGCAGAATCGGGATTGACTACAGCAAAGCCCGGCAGCTTGGTTGTTGACCTTTCGACAATCGACCCGGGATCCGCGAAGAAGGCCGCAGAGTTGTTGGCGAATCAGTCCGTGAAATATGTCGATGCTCCAGTCCTCGGTCGTCCGGAAGGTTGTGGGAACTGGACGCTTGCCGCTGGAGGAACAACTACCTCGGTCGATATCGCTGCCAAGGAATTGGAAGGCGTGGTTGCGCGGAAGATGGCCCGCGTCGGAGACGTCGGCGCCGGATCGGTAGTCAAGATTCTCAATAACCTCATGTTCGGCGCCATTAATGCCGTGACGGCTGAGGCATTGAACACTTGTCGTTTGGCCGGGGTGGATCCGGAAACATTTACAAATACCGTCGCGGAGTCCGGTGCCGCAACCGTCTCGAATCTATTTCGTGAACTCGGCCCGAAACTCAACAACGACGACTATGAACCGGCGTTCTCTCTGGCGCTGCTGGCTAAAGACAATAAGCTGGCGGTCGACCTCGAACGCGAAGTCGGAGCCGCATCGTTCGTGGCAGCTTGTGTTGACCAAGTCAATGCGCTGACTATCGACCAGGGGCACGCGTCACGCGATACAGGTGTCGTCCAAGAGCTGTACCGCCACGTCTCGCGTGCGGCTACCGCATAA
- a CDS encoding MFS transporter, translating to MTSKKTRPSKIRWVMVSLAFIAIATNYIDRANLSVALPYMDKELHISAGITGLILGAFFWTYTAFQVPAGHFVDKLGARVTFAGAVMWWSIFTAATVLARGTASLFGFRLLLGVGEAAAFPAATKMVERWFPARERGLASGIYDSGARGGTIVAIPLVTAIIAALGWRASFLITAAIGMLWVVAWMIFAKEFPEQHKLVNAQEVAHIREDDDQGDPGDANRIPWKSLLRSRTVWGLGLGFACQAYVIYFFITWFPSYLVDARGFDLLELGIFGAIPGLAGFVGSWFGGWFSDKLAASRYTLNTARKSSIVIGMALSSLVGLAGVAPHAWMALTLLSISFFGVSFATASILAVPADISPKGEGSVTGSVAGFQNAVSNLAGIVSPAAIGFLKDATGSFTPGLLSAAAVALGGCAVYIFMVGRIEPGSLRLNSQPTDVDHHLA from the coding sequence GTGACTTCGAAGAAGACCCGACCGTCCAAAATTCGATGGGTGATGGTCTCGCTCGCCTTTATCGCGATTGCGACCAACTACATCGATCGTGCCAATCTCTCGGTCGCGCTTCCGTACATGGACAAGGAACTGCACATCTCCGCCGGAATCACCGGCCTTATCCTTGGCGCGTTCTTTTGGACCTACACCGCTTTCCAGGTACCTGCGGGCCATTTCGTCGATAAGCTCGGCGCCCGAGTGACATTCGCCGGCGCCGTCATGTGGTGGTCGATCTTCACGGCGGCGACAGTTCTGGCGCGCGGGACGGCGTCCTTGTTCGGCTTCCGTCTCTTGCTCGGCGTGGGTGAGGCCGCCGCGTTCCCGGCTGCCACCAAAATGGTCGAGCGTTGGTTTCCTGCGCGCGAACGCGGCCTGGCCAGCGGCATCTACGACTCGGGAGCCCGCGGCGGCACAATCGTCGCGATTCCATTGGTCACCGCAATCATCGCGGCGCTCGGATGGCGTGCATCGTTTCTCATCACGGCAGCGATCGGCATGCTCTGGGTAGTTGCCTGGATGATCTTTGCCAAAGAGTTCCCCGAACAGCACAAGCTCGTGAATGCGCAGGAAGTGGCGCACATCCGCGAGGACGACGATCAGGGCGATCCCGGCGACGCGAACCGGATTCCATGGAAGAGCTTGCTTCGATCGCGAACCGTGTGGGGACTCGGACTGGGATTTGCCTGCCAGGCCTACGTCATCTATTTCTTCATCACGTGGTTCCCGTCGTATCTCGTCGATGCACGCGGGTTCGATCTGCTCGAGCTCGGCATTTTCGGGGCTATCCCCGGCCTAGCTGGATTCGTCGGTTCGTGGTTCGGAGGATGGTTCTCCGACAAACTCGCAGCGTCACGCTACACGTTGAATACGGCGCGCAAATCCAGCATCGTCATCGGAATGGCGTTGAGTTCACTCGTTGGACTCGCAGGGGTCGCGCCGCACGCGTGGATGGCATTGACTTTGCTGTCGATCTCGTTTTTCGGCGTGTCATTCGCTACGGCGAGCATTCTTGCCGTCCCGGCGGACATTTCACCAAAGGGTGAAGGCTCAGTGACGGGGTCCGTTGCGGGATTCCAAAACGCCGTGTCGAACTTGGCAGGCATTGTGAGCCCTGCCGCTATCGGGTTCTTAAAAGATGCCACCGGATCATTTACGCCCGGGCTGCTGTCAGCAGCGGCCGTTGCGCTCGGCGGCTGTGCCGTTTACATCTTCATGGTCGGCCGGATCGAACCGGGCTCCCTCCGGCTGAACTCACAACCCACCGACGTTGATCACCACCTGGCGTGA